The Pseudomonadota bacterium DNA window GCTTTGGCGATATCCTGCACGTCGGCGCCGACTTTTTCGCAGAAATCGGCCATTTCGTTGATGAAGGTGATCTTGGTGGCCAGAAAGGCATTGGCGGCGTATTTGGCCGTCTCCGCCCCTTCCAGGGTGGTCGTGACCACAGGAGTTTCGATCAGGTAGAGGGGACGGTACACTTCTTTCAGGACGGTCCGGGCCCGGACCGTTTCCGCGCCGATGACTATACGGTCCGGTCGCATGAAATCCGTGATGGCTGCGCCTTCCCGCATGAATTCGGGGTTTGAGCATACGTCGAAATCAGCATCCGGTCTTTTTTTCCGGATAATTCTTTCCACCTCGCGGCCTGTGCCAACAGGTACGGTCGATTTTGTCACAACAACAGTATAGCCATCCAGATAACCGGCGATTTCCCCGGCTGCTGCGTAGACATAGCTGAGATCGGCATGACCGTCACCGCGGCGGGAAGGTGTTCCCACAGCGATAAAAACCACATCGGCGCCCTGCATGGCGTCCTGCAGGCTGGTGGTGAAAGACAGGCGGCCAGCCTTTGTGTTCTTGGCCACCAGTTCATCCAGGCCGGGCTCATGAATGGGAATTTCGCCCCGCTTCAGCCTGTCGATCCTGCCCTGGTCCCTGTCGACACAGACTGTATCCATGCCGAATTCCGAAAAGCAGGCGCCCGAGACCAGGCCCACATATCCTGAACCGACCATGACAATACGCATGATAGACCTCCTGCATAACCCGCTGCGGTGGGTGATTGTTACGTCACTGCGGTCCTCAAATCCTCATGTACTGTCGTGTACACTCCGGTTCTGCGGTCCTCGTTCCTGACACTCCCCTCACCGCAGCGGGTTATGCAGGAGGTCTGTTATCCTTTACAGCAGTTCCCTGATGGCAGCCCTGACTTTTTCCGAAAGGTCGGGGCGGTTCAGGGCAAATGCCACGTTGGCCTGAATAAAGCCCAGTTTGTCGCCGCAATCAAATCTTTTTCCCTCGAACCGGAATCCGTGGAAAGGCTGGTGGCCAATCAGGCGGGCCATGGCGTCGGTCAGCTGGATCTCTCCCCCCGCGCCTTTTTCATGGCGTCCCAGGTGCTTCAGGACATCAGGCTGCAGGATATAGCGGCCCTGAAGGGACAGGGTGGAGGGAGCGTTTTCAGGCTTCGGCTTTTCCACGAGGCCCTTGACCTCGCACAGTCTTCCCTGGTCGCGGCCGATGTCCAGGATACCATAGCGGTGCGTCTGGTCCCGGGGCACGTCAAAAACGGACACCATGTTGCCGCCTGTCTCATTATAGGCTTCCATCATTTGCGCCAGGCAGGGCCGCTCATGCAGGACCAGCTCGTCCGGCAGGATGACAGCAAAAGGCTCGTCCCCGATAAATTCCCGGGCGCACCAGATGGCGTGTCCCAGGCCCAGCGGCTCGGACTGGCGGGCAAAGGCCAGCTGGCCCGAGGGGATTTCCACCGATCGCGCAATGTCCAGAAGTTCTTTTTTTTCCCGCCGCTCCAGCGTGACGTTCAGCTCGAAGCTGTAGTCGAAATGGTCTTCCATGGCCGATTTTCCGCGGCTGGTGACCAGGATGAAATACTCGATGCCGGCGGCCCGGGCCTCTTCCACCGCATACTGGATCAGTGGCTTGTCCACCACGGTCAGCATTTCCTTGGGGATTGCCTTGGTGGCGGGAAGAAAGCGGGTGCCAAGACCCGCAACCGGAAAAACAGCCTTGCGAACGGGTTTTTTCATGAAAAACGGTCCGGACAGTGGTAGGGTCAAGGACACGCTTCTGAAAGGTCAATACGGCAATATCGGGGCATCCATGAGCATTCAAAGCGAAATCCGCCGCAAAACTGCGCCTGACATCCGGGGCCAAAAGGGGAAAACTCCCCTGGTGTGTCTGACGGCCTATACGGCACATATGGCCAGGATTCTGGATCCCCATGTGGATGTGCTGCTGGTGGGGGATTCCCTGGGCATGGTGGTCTATGGCTTGCCTAGCACTGTAGGGGTCACGCTGGAGATGATGGTCAGCCACGGCGCTGCTGTGGTGCGCGGCACCCGCCAGGCGCTGGTGGTGGTGGACATGCCCTTTGGCTCATACCAGGAAAGTCGCGAGCAGGCTTTCCGTTCCTGCGCCCGCGTGATGGCGGAAACCGGAGCCGGGGCTGTCAAGCTGGAAGGCGGTGTGGAAATGGCCGATACCATCCGGTTTCTGGTGGAGCGCGGCATTCCCGTCATGGGCCACATCGGCCTGCGCCCCCAGCTGGTCAACGTACTGGGAGGGTTCAGGACGCAGGGACGGGATGAGGCAGCGCAAAAGCGGATCATGGAGGATATGCGGGCCGTCAGCGAGGCAGGGTCTTTCTCTCTGGTGATCGAGGCCGTGGTGGAGAATCTGGCGAACGCGCTGGCGGAGGCTTGTCCGGTACCCACGATCGGGATCGGGGCCTCGGCCACCTGTGACGGCCAGATCCTGGTGACCGAGGACATGCTGGGCCTGTCCGGTGATTTTGTACCGAAGTTTGTCCGCCGTTTTGGCGATCTGGGAACAGCGGCGGGCCAGGCGGTGGCAGAATATGCTGCGGCTGTACGGGCGCGGACTTTTCCGGGGCCGGAGCATGTGTTCAGGCCCAAAAATACGGTACGGTCCGAGGCCGTATCGTGAGGCCCCTGTCCACAGCGGTACACCAGATTACCCGCAAGGCCCTGGGGAAGACAGGATCGCACCTGGCGACCTTGCTGTCCCACTGGGCAGACATCGTGGGGCCAGCCCTGGCGGGAGACTGTTCTCCGGAAAAGCTGTCCTTTCCGCGCGGAAGCCTGGAAGGCGCGGTGCTGCACCTGCGGGTGTCAGGATCTGCAGCTCTGGTTCTTCAGCACGATGAATCCCTGATCCTGGAGCGGATCAACCGGGTGTTCGGCTACAGGGCCGTGGAGCGCCTGAAATATGTCCAGGGCCCGCCGGTCCTGCCAGCGCCGGTCCGCAGCCGGGCGCCATCCCTGCCGGATGCCGCGAGAACAGCGCGGGTGGAAAAGCTGGTGGCGGATGTGGACGACTCCACCCTGCGCGAGGCCCTGAAAGACCTGGGTTGCGCTGTGCGGTCGTGATGGCAGGCGTCAGGGAACATATCCTGCAGGCTTGTTGAAAATGACCTGTGTCCTGCGGCCTTTATATCGTGCTTCCAGAATAATTGGTTCCTCGGCGCACCAGGTTTTGCAGGCTTCCGAGCGCAGATGAATACATTCCACAGATGTCGCGAATCCCTGATGCTCCTGGTGTTTTTCGAAGTGCTTTCTGCCATCTCCGCGAAGAGCCAAGGACAGAACATACAGGGCGCTTTGCGGAATTTCATCCTTGCCCAGATATCGGTTTCCTATTTCTTCCAGGCATTCAGACTCTAGGATCCTGAAAACGGGTTTCTGCCTGAGAGCGGCGCACAGCAATCCAAGCGAGATTACTGCCCAGCTGGCTGTCCCTGAAGGATTGTCCGGGACTGTCATCTGGTCTCTCAGGGAAACAAACCATGGCCAAACGGCTATGGCTCCGCACAAGGATGACACCAAGGTCATACAGAAGCTGAAATATTTCGCGTGGTGAATGGCTGTTGTCTGTGCGCCGTGGACTGCCTGCAGGAAAGTTCGCACTTCTCCATCAGGTCCTGACAGGACATAAGCATCCACATCCGGCAAAGATATTTTTTCTGCAACAGTCAGCATACGGCCATAATAACCGGGAAATGTGAAAAGAAAAAACAGGTGCAGTCTGCATTGACAGCAGAGCCTGAGAGCGACAGGATTGCAGCATGAAATTTGCCCTGTCCAAAATTCTTTCTCTTCTGATTCATCCGGCCCATCTTCTGCTGCTGGCCCTGCTGGCCGGTCTGTGGTTCCTGCGGCCCCGTTCGGCAAGGCCACGCGCCGGGCGTTTTCTGGTTTTTGCGTGTACGGCGTCGCTTTTCCTTCTGGGGCTTGCGCCAGTCTGCGCCCGGATCGCAGGGCCGCTGGAAAACAGGTTTCCCGTGCCAGAAATATCCGGATCTGTTGACGGTATCGTTGTTCTGGCAGGCTTTCTGTCTCCCTGGAGCACGGAGGGGCGGGGCCAGTTCGCCCTGAACGGCAATGCCGAGCGTCTGGTCGAACTTGTGAGCCTGATGCACCGGTTTCCGAAGGCAAAGGTGGTTTTCACCGGCGGCAGTGGCAGTTTGATGTCCGGCGATATCCGCGAGGCTGATGCGGTGCGGCAGATCCTGAACGATATGGGCGTGGATACACGCCGGATCATCTTCGAGCGGGAGTCACGCACCACGTACGAAAACGTAATGTACAGCAAGGCCCTGGCCGATCCGCAGCCTGAGGAAAAGTGGCTGCTGGTGACTTCGGCCATGCACATCCCCCGGGCTGTCGGCGTGTTCCGCCAGCAGGGCTGGCCTGTCACCGCCTGGCCATGCGACTACCAGACCCCTGCGCCTGGAACGGCGCTGCGTCCGGACTTTGCTGTTTTGCGGGGGCTGGTCATTGCCAGTCTGGCCGTGCACGAATATGCCGGCCTTGTATCCTATTACCTGTCGGGCTATACGGCGCAGCTTTTACCGTCGCCCTGAAAGAGAGTGACAGACATGAAATGGTACGGAATTGCCCTTGTGTGTTTCTGTCTGGCGGGCTGTGCCGCCGGGGGTGTTCCTGCGGAAAAACCCGCCAGCCCTGATTTTGCGTCATGGCTTGCCGGCGTGAAGGCCGAGGCGCTGGAGGGGGGGATTTCCGCCCCCGTTGTCCACGAGGCGCTGGATGATCTGCAGCCCATTCCCCGGGTTCTGGAGCTGGACCGCCGCCAGCCGGAAAGCACCATGACCCTGGAGCAATACCTGCGCAATGTGCTTCCTGAATCCCGGATTGCCGAGGGGCAGCGGCTTCTGCAGGTCTATGCGGATACTCTGGACCAGGTCGAGAAACGATACGATATTCCGCGCGAACTGGTTGTGGCCCTGTGGGGCATGGAAAGCAGCTTTGGCCAGAAAACGGGTGATTTCGGGGTGATCCCGGCGCTGGCGACCCTGGCGTGGGACGGGCGGCGCAGTGTTTATTTCAGGAAAGAGCTGATGAAGGCCCTGAAGATCGCGGACGAGAAGCATATTCCGCTGTCACAGATGAAAGGCTCGTGGGCTGGCGCCATGGGGCAGAGCCAGTTCATGCCGTCCAGCTTCCTGGCCTATGCCGTGGACCAGAACGGCGACGGGCACCGTGATATCTGGCAGACCGAGGCGGATGTGTTTGCCTCGGCCGCCAACTATATGGCAAAGGCCGGCTGGAAAAACGGCCAGTTCTGGGGCCAGGAAGTCCTGATGCCGGAGGGCTTTTCTGCGGCCCATATCACGCTGGACGAAAAAAAGACACTGGACGAATGGTCGGCGCTGGGTGTCCGCGACCTGCAGGGGCAACCCCTGCAGGGTCACATAAAAGCTTCCCTTGTGGCGCCCGATGGCCTAAAAGGAAGAACGTTCCTGGTCGAGGGTAATTACCGCGCCATCATGGCCTGGAACCGGTCGACGTATTTTGCAACCGCGGTCGGCCTGTTGTCCGACAGGCTTTCTGACCGTCATGAGGGGGATAACCAGTGATAATGAAGCGTTTTCCGGCCGCTGTCCTGCTTCTGGCCTTCATGGCCGCCTGTACGCCGTCAGTCCAGTCTCCCGGTACTGCAAAACAGGCCGGACTGGCCGGAACAGGCAAGGTTGGGCCCGGCGGCTACAAGATCGGCAATCCCTATCAGATCAACGGTGTCTGGTATTATCCCAAGGAAGATTTCGGATATGACGAGACCGGGATTGCCTCCTGGTACGGCGCGGATTTCCACAACCGCCGGACCTCGAACGGCGAGACATTTGACAAGAATGAACTGACAGCTGCGCACAAGACCCTGCCCATGCCCAGCCTCGTGCGGGTGACCAACCTGGAAAACGGCCGGTCCATCGTGGCCCGTGTCAACGACCGCGGTCCCTTCACGCCGGGCCGTGTGATCGACCTGTCCCAGCGCGGCGCCCAACTTCTGGGCTTTGAGGGCAACGGCACAGCCAAGGTGCGGGTCCAGATCCTGGCCGATGAAAGCCGCACCCTGGCGGAAGCAGCCAAAAAAGGACAGCCGGCAACAGCAGTCGCTGCTGCAGGATCGGCTGAGCCAAAGGTCGAGGCTGCTCCTGTAACCCCGGTCCAGGTAGCCAAGGCAGATCCGCTGCCGCCGCCATCTGCGTCAAATCCGACAGCCCAGCCTGTAGCGGCTACAAAGCCTGCCGAGCCGGAAAAGGTTGCCCTGCCCGGCAGGATTGAGGAAAACCGCTTCCTGCCTGCCGCGAAGGTGGACAATGTTCCGGTGAAGGGCGAGCGGGCCATCTGGATCCAGGCGGGGGCTTTCTCGATCCCCGAAAATGCCACGCGCCTGAAGGAAAAACTGGCCGCCATCGGGGCCACGGTCATTTCCCCGGTCACTGTGGGAGAGGCACAGCTTCACCGCGTTCGTGTTGGTCCTGTAGCCGATGTCGCGAAAGCCGACGAGGTTCTGGACCGTGTCATCTCCATGGGCCTGAACGGAGCAAGGATTGTTGTGGAGTAAGTTCACGGGCCTTGCTGCAGCCGTCTTCCTCCTGACGGCTTTCGCCCTTCCGGCATCTGCCGCGCCTGTTGATACTCCGGCCCGGCAGGCGTGGATGGTGGATTTGTCCACGGACACTGTCCTTCTGGACAGGAACGGGGGCGAGGCCATGCATCCGTCGTCCATGACCAAGATCATGACCATGTACGTGGTCCTTGAGAAAATCAGGGCGGGGGAACTGTCCCTGAACGATACCCTGCCGGTCAGCAAAAAGGCTTGGGCCATGCAGGGGTCAAAGACGTGGGTTCCTGTCGGGGAAAAGGTCCGGGTGGAGGATCTTGTCCGCGGTGTGATTGTCCAGTCGGGTAACGACGCCACGCTGGTCCTGGCTGAGGGTATTGCCGGAAGCGAGGAAGCCTTTGTGGATATGATGAACCGCAAGGCCGTTGACATGGGTCTGACCCAGACGCACTTTACCAACACGACCGGCTGGCCGGACCCGCAGCATTATTCCTCGGCCCATGATCTGGCTGTCATGGCGGCACGCCTCATGAAGGATTTCCCCGAGCACTATCACTATTATTCCGAGAGGGAGTTTACTTTCAACGGCATCAAACAGGGCAACCGCAACCCGCTGCTGTACCGCAATATGGGAGCCGATGGCATCAAGACCGGCCATACAGAGGCCGGGGGTTTTGGCATGGTCGCCTCGGTGGTGCGGAACGACCGTCGCCTGCTGCTGGTAATCAACGGCCTGTCCGACATGCAGGTACGTGCGGATGAAACGGCCCGCTTGGTGGAGTGGGGCTTCAGCACTTTTATGCCGGTCCGCCTGGCGCAGAAGGGCCGGACCTATGCCACCGTTCCCGTGGTCTATGGCACACAGGATACGGTAACGCTGACCGCAGGGCGTGACCTGGCGCAGAGTCTGGATGCATCAGGCCGCAAGGGGATTTCCATAAAGGCCGTTTATTCTTCCCCGCTGAAGGCGCCGCTGAAGGCCGGCGACAACGCAGGAAAGCTGGTGGTGACCATTCCCGGGCAGGATGCATCCCGCGAGGTTCCCCTGGTCGTGGCTGCAGATGTTCCGGAAACAGGATTCTGGGACCGGCTGAAAGAAAACATCGGGATGGTTTTCTCCCGGACTGACCCATGACGCGGGGCGTGTTTATAACACTGGAAGGGGGAGAGGGCGGCGGCAAAAGCACCCAGGCCCGTCTTTTGGCCGAGGCCCTGCGCCAGCGCGGGGTGGATGTTGTCACCACCCGCGAACCTGGTGGATCACCGGGCGCCGAGGATCTGCGAAAGCTTCTGGTGACGGGCCAGGCGGACCGGTGGGACCCCCTGACCGAGATCCTGCTGTTCCTGGCGGCCCGGCGGGACCACTGGCTGCGGACCATCCAGCCGGCGCTGGAGCGCGGACAGTGGGTCATTTCTGACCGGTTCCATGACTCCACCGTGGCCTATCAGGGCTATGGTTTCAGGTTTGATCTGGTGCTGATCGAGGCCCTGCGCGCCATCGTTCTGGGCAATGTCCAGCCTGATCTGACCCTGGTTCTGGACGTCCCTGTGGAAAGCGGACTGAAACGATCCATGGCGCGCAAAAGTGACGCCGTGCGGCACGAAACCATGGATCTGGGGTTCCATGAACGCATGCGCCAGGGCTATCTGGACATTGCAAAGGCAGAGCCACAGCGCTGTCTGGTCGTGGATGCCTCCCGCCCGGCAGAGGCTGTGCACGGCGAGATTCTTGCGGCCGTGACCGGACGTTTTCTGCAGGGCCGGACAGCATGAAAGCCGCTGCTGCAGAAACTGAAGAGACAGCCCTCGGGCCGGCGCCCCGGGACAATCCCTTTTTTGAGGGGCATGAAGGCGCTGTGGCGACTTTTCTGGATGCCTGGGCCGGCGGACGCATACACCATGCCTGGCTTCTGACCGGCATGCAGGGCATCGGCAAGGCGACCCTGGCGTACCGGATTGCCAGGTTTGTCCTCGCCCGGGGACAGGGACTGGAGATGGTCCCGGACCATCCGGTTTTTCGCCTGGTCTCTTCCGGCGGGCATGGAGACTTGCTGGTGGCCGAGCGCCAGTATGACGCGAAAAAGGGCCGCTATGCCGACGGTATCGCTGTTGATACGGTGCGCGAGATTGCTCCGTTCCTGCGCCTGACTTCTTCCGCCGGCGGATGGCGGGTTGTGATTGTGGACGGGGCCAATGGCATGAACGCCAGCAGCCAGAATGCCATCCTGAAAATCCTGGAGGAGCCGCCGCCCCGCACCCTGCTGCTGCTGACAGCGGAAAATCCGGGCGCCCTGCTTCCCACTATCCGGTCCCGGGTGCGCTTGCTGCCCCTGGATCCGCTGCCGGCGGACAGTGTTGTCCGGCTGCTGGACCGCTATCACCCCGGGCTGGATCCTGCGGAAAGGCAGGCGCTGGCGCACCTGGCGGAGGGCAGCATCGGCCGGGCGCTGGCGTTGGCCGGCACGGGGGGACTGGAGACATACCGCAGGATGGTGGAGTTTCTGGAAAGCCTGCCGCGGCTGGACCCGGTCCGGTCCCATGAGTGGGCGGAAGGATTTTCCCGCGCTGGCAGGGAAGAGGATTTTGCCGTGGTGGCGGAATTGATGGTCTGGTTTCTGGACCGTCTGGTCCGGGCAGGAGCTACCGGGCAGATTGCCGGGGAAATTTTTCAGGGGGAGGGGGCTGCCGTTCAGCGCCTCCTGTCCCTGTGCACCCTGTCCCGCTGGATGGATATCCACGACAGGATTGCGCAGTTTCTGGCCCGGGGCGATACGGCCAGCCTGGACCGCAAGCAGATGCTGATGCAGGTGCTGTGGATCCTGTCATCCGGCGTGGCGGGGCAGGGGGGGCAGGCATGACGTACGGTTTTTCCTCCGGCCAGTCCCTGGCGGACCGGGTGCATATGCTGAACCTGGGGCTGATCCTTCTGGTGACGCTGATCAGTCTGGTCGGGGTCGCCATGCTGTATTCCGCGGGCGGCGGGTCATGGACGCCCTGGGCGGGGCCACAGCTGGTGCGTTTTGGTGTGAGCCTCGGATTAATGCTGGTGATTGCGCTGACGGACCTGCGATTCTGGTTCCGCCAGGCGTATGTGATCTATGGCGCCGTGCTGGTCCTGCTGGTGGTGGTCGAGATCATGGGCCACATCGGCATGGGGGCCCAGCGCTGGATCAACCTGGGTTTTTTCGTCCTGCAGCCGTCCGAACTGATGAAGCTGGCCCTGGTCCTGGCGCTGGCCCGGTATTTCCACACCCGGTCGCTGGAACAGATCCGCAGTCTTCCGGGCCTGCTTGTCCCCGCTGTCCTGGTTGCTCTTCCTGTGGCCCTGGTGCTGCTGCAGCCCAATCTGGGTACAGCGCTGCTTCTGGTCCTGGGGGCAGCCATCATGGCGTGGGCCGCCGGGGTCCAGTGGTGGATCTTTGCGGGGGCGGGGGTGGCCGGGGCTGCGGCTGTTCCTGTGGCCTTCACATTCCTGCATGAATACCAGAAAAAGCGTGTCTATACGTTCCTCGATCCGGGGCGGGACCCATGGGGCGCAGGATACAACATCCTGCAGTCCAAGATTGCCCTGGGGTCCGGCGGGCTGTGGGGCAGGGGTTACATGCAGGGAACCCAGAGCCAGCTGATGTTCCTGCCTGAAAAGCACACCGATTTTATCTTTGTCGTGCTGGCCGAGGAGTTCGGTATGGCCGGCGCCTTCTGCCTTCTGGCCCTGTATATCGCCGTGCTGTGCTATGGCTTTGCCATCTGCCTGTCGTGCCGGAACCAGTTCGGGCGTCTGGTGGCCATGGGGGTCACTGGCACCCTGTTCCTGTACCTGGTGGTCAATGTGGCCATGGTATCGGGCCTGATCCCCGTTGTGGGCATTCCGCTGCCGCTGGTTTCATATGGCGGGACGGCCATGATGACCCTGATGATGGGCATCGGCCTGCTGCTGAACGTCTCCGTGAACCGGGAACAGCGCATGTCCCGGAGCGGGAAACTGTATTAGTCTGATTCCTCTCCCCCAGTGGGCCAAAGTCCATTATTGTCATCCTGAAGGAGCGACAGCGACTGAAGGATCCTTCGACTTCGCATCCTTTCAGGATGCTTCGCTCAGGATGACAATAAGAAGGATGAAAAGGAAACATTCATGCCTCTCAAATTCTTTCTCCTCCCCTTGTTCCTTGTCCTGACTCTTGCTCTTCCTGTCGCGGCGCAGGAGAAGAAGGAATCCGTCTACGACCGTGTCATGCGCACGGGAACCATCAGATGCGGGTATTTTTCCTGGTATCCCGCGGTGATCAAGGATCCTGTGACGGGCGAGTTCAAGGGCATCGTGTATGAATACATGAGTGCGCTGGGCCGGGCGCTGAACCTGAAAATCGACTGGGTCGAGGAAATCGGCCTGGGGGATTATCCGGCGGCTCTGGAGAGCGGGCGCATCGACGCCATGTGCGCCGGTGTATGGATCACATCAGAGCGGGCGCGAGACAGTGATTTCGTAAAACCCCTGTTCTATCTGGCGCTGTATCCCTATGTCCGGGCCGACGACCACCGGTTTGACGCGGATATCAACATCATCAACAACAGCCAGTACCGCATGGCGGTGCTGGATGGTGGCGTTACAGAAACCATCCGCTGGCATCTGTTTCCGCAGGCCCGGGCTGTGGTCTTGCCCCAGCTGACCAGCCCGGCGGAACTGTTCGCTATCCTGGCGCAGGGCAAGGCGGACATGCTGATCTATGACCGCTTCACCTTCGGCGAGTTTGACAAAAACAATCCGGGCAAGTTGCGGCAACTGAGCACAACCCCGGTCAAGATCTATCCCAATGCTGTTCCCGTGAAACGGGGAGAGGAAGAATTCCGCCGCATGCTGGATCACGCCACGGATGAGCTGTTCCTGACCGGCACTCTGGACAAAATTATCGACAGGCACGAGAAATATCCGGGAACATTTTTAAGAGTAGTCAAGCCGTATGGAGTGGGGGAATGACCCTGAATCTCACCAATACCCTGACGCGGCAGAAGGAGCCGTTCCAGCCGCTGGATCCGCAGAATGTGCGCGTGTACCTGTGCGGCCCGACAGTGTATGACTCAGTCCACATCGGCAATGCGCGGACCATGGCGGTGTTCGACCTGCTGGCCCGCGTGCTACGGCACCTGTATCCGCGTGTCACCTATGCGCGCAACATTACCGATATCGATGACAAGATCATGGACCGGGCGCGGGAGAACGGCGAGCCCATCGACCAGCTGACCTGCCGCACCACGGCGCAGTTCCACCAGGACATGGCCGATCTGGGTCTGTTGCCCCCCGATGTGGAGCCCCGCGCTACCGCCCATGTGGATGACATGGTCCGCCTGATCAAGGCGCTGATCGACAAGGGCCATGCCTATGCGGCCGAGGGTCATGTGCTGTTTAATGTGCCGTCCATGGCCGACTATGGCCAGCTGTCGCGCCGCAGCCAGGACGAGATGATCGCCGGCGCGCGGGTCGAGGTCGCGCCGTATAAAAAACACCCCGCCGATTTTGTCCTGTGGAA harbors:
- the galU gene encoding UTP--glucose-1-phosphate uridylyltransferase GalU, whose protein sequence is MKKPVRKAVFPVAGLGTRFLPATKAIPKEMLTVVDKPLIQYAVEEARAAGIEYFILVTSRGKSAMEDHFDYSFELNVTLERREKKELLDIARSVEIPSGQLAFARQSEPLGLGHAIWCAREFIGDEPFAVILPDELVLHERPCLAQMMEAYNETGGNMVSVFDVPRDQTHRYGILDIGRDQGRLCEVKGLVEKPKPENAPSTLSLQGRYILQPDVLKHLGRHEKGAGGEIQLTDAMARLIGHQPFHGFRFEGKRFDCGDKLGFIQANVAFALNRPDLSEKVRAAIRELL
- a CDS encoding DNA polymerase III subunit delta'; its protein translation is MKAAAAETEETALGPAPRDNPFFEGHEGAVATFLDAWAGGRIHHAWLLTGMQGIGKATLAYRIARFVLARGQGLEMVPDHPVFRLVSSGGHGDLLVAERQYDAKKGRYADGIAVDTVREIAPFLRLTSSAGGWRVVIVDGANGMNASSQNAILKILEEPPPRTLLLLTAENPGALLPTIRSRVRLLPLDPLPADSVVRLLDRYHPGLDPAERQALAHLAEGSIGRALALAGTGGLETYRRMVEFLESLPRLDPVRSHEWAEGFSRAGREEDFAVVAELMVWFLDRLVRAGATGQIAGEIFQGEGAAVQRLLSLCTLSRWMDIHDRIAQFLARGDTASLDRKQMLMQVLWILSSGVAGQGGQA
- the tmk gene encoding dTMP kinase, whose translation is MTRGVFITLEGGEGGGKSTQARLLAEALRQRGVDVVTTREPGGSPGAEDLRKLLVTGQADRWDPLTEILLFLAARRDHWLRTIQPALERGQWVISDRFHDSTVAYQGYGFRFDLVLIEALRAIVLGNVQPDLTLVLDVPVESGLKRSMARKSDAVRHETMDLGFHERMRQGYLDIAKAEPQRCLVVDASRPAEAVHGEILAAVTGRFLQGRTA
- a CDS encoding YdcF family protein; translated protein: MKFALSKILSLLIHPAHLLLLALLAGLWFLRPRSARPRAGRFLVFACTASLFLLGLAPVCARIAGPLENRFPVPEISGSVDGIVVLAGFLSPWSTEGRGQFALNGNAERLVELVSLMHRFPKAKVVFTGGSGSLMSGDIREADAVRQILNDMGVDTRRIIFERESRTTYENVMYSKALADPQPEEKWLLVTSAMHIPRAVGVFRQQGWPVTAWPCDYQTPAPGTALRPDFAVLRGLVIASLAVHEYAGLVSYYLSGYTAQLLPSP
- a CDS encoding DciA family protein encodes the protein MRPLSTAVHQITRKALGKTGSHLATLLSHWADIVGPALAGDCSPEKLSFPRGSLEGAVLHLRVSGSAALVLQHDESLILERINRVFGYRAVERLKYVQGPPVLPAPVRSRAPSLPDAARTARVEKLVADVDDSTLREALKDLGCAVRS
- the panB gene encoding 3-methyl-2-oxobutanoate hydroxymethyltransferase — its product is MSIQSEIRRKTAPDIRGQKGKTPLVCLTAYTAHMARILDPHVDVLLVGDSLGMVVYGLPSTVGVTLEMMVSHGAAVVRGTRQALVVVDMPFGSYQESREQAFRSCARVMAETGAGAVKLEGGVEMADTIRFLVERGIPVMGHIGLRPQLVNVLGGFRTQGRDEAAQKRIMEDMRAVSEAGSFSLVIEAVVENLANALAEACPVPTIGIGASATCDGQILVTEDMLGLSGDFVPKFVRRFGDLGTAAGQAVAEYAAAVRARTFPGPEHVFRPKNTVRSEAVS
- a CDS encoding D-alanyl-D-alanine carboxypeptidase; its protein translation is MWSKFTGLAAAVFLLTAFALPASAAPVDTPARQAWMVDLSTDTVLLDRNGGEAMHPSSMTKIMTMYVVLEKIRAGELSLNDTLPVSKKAWAMQGSKTWVPVGEKVRVEDLVRGVIVQSGNDATLVLAEGIAGSEEAFVDMMNRKAVDMGLTQTHFTNTTGWPDPQHYSSAHDLAVMAARLMKDFPEHYHYYSEREFTFNGIKQGNRNPLLYRNMGADGIKTGHTEAGGFGMVASVVRNDRRLLLVINGLSDMQVRADETARLVEWGFSTFMPVRLAQKGRTYATVPVVYGTQDTVTLTAGRDLAQSLDASGRKGISIKAVYSSPLKAPLKAGDNAGKLVVTIPGQDASREVPLVVAADVPETGFWDRLKENIGMVFSRTDP
- a CDS encoding UDP-glucose/GDP-mannose dehydrogenase family protein, producing the protein MRIVMVGSGYVGLVSGACFSEFGMDTVCVDRDQGRIDRLKRGEIPIHEPGLDELVAKNTKAGRLSFTTSLQDAMQGADVVFIAVGTPSRRGDGHADLSYVYAAAGEIAGYLDGYTVVVTKSTVPVGTGREVERIIRKKRPDADFDVCSNPEFMREGAAITDFMRPDRIVIGAETVRARTVLKEVYRPLYLIETPVVTTTLEGAETAKYAANAFLATKITFINEMADFCEKVGADVQDIAKAMGLDGRIGRKFLHAGPGYGGSCFPKDTEALMRTAQECGSPLQLVEAVVSSNSSRKKKMAGRIIAACGGSVRGKTIAVLGVTFKPNTDDMREAPSLDIIPALQAAGATVRAYDPAGMDSAARLLPDVTWCRDSWEAVDSADAVAIITEWHEFRSLDPGRLRKSMHTPVMIDLRNIYKPDDMAAQGFDYYSIGRAPRKGFSGQENREELKKVGT
- a CDS encoding septal ring lytic transglycosylase RlpA family protein, with protein sequence MKRFPAAVLLLAFMAACTPSVQSPGTAKQAGLAGTGKVGPGGYKIGNPYQINGVWYYPKEDFGYDETGIASWYGADFHNRRTSNGETFDKNELTAAHKTLPMPSLVRVTNLENGRSIVARVNDRGPFTPGRVIDLSQRGAQLLGFEGNGTAKVRVQILADESRTLAEAAKKGQPATAVAAAGSAEPKVEAAPVTPVQVAKADPLPPPSASNPTAQPVAATKPAEPEKVALPGRIEENRFLPAAKVDNVPVKGERAIWIQAGAFSIPENATRLKEKLAAIGATVISPVTVGEAQLHRVRVGPVADVAKADEVLDRVISMGLNGARIVVE
- a CDS encoding lytic murein transglycosylase, with the translated sequence MKWYGIALVCFCLAGCAAGGVPAEKPASPDFASWLAGVKAEALEGGISAPVVHEALDDLQPIPRVLELDRRQPESTMTLEQYLRNVLPESRIAEGQRLLQVYADTLDQVEKRYDIPRELVVALWGMESSFGQKTGDFGVIPALATLAWDGRRSVYFRKELMKALKIADEKHIPLSQMKGSWAGAMGQSQFMPSSFLAYAVDQNGDGHRDIWQTEADVFASAANYMAKAGWKNGQFWGQEVLMPEGFSAAHITLDEKKTLDEWSALGVRDLQGQPLQGHIKASLVAPDGLKGRTFLVEGNYRAIMAWNRSTYFATAVGLLSDRLSDRHEGDNQ